The following DNA comes from Capsicum annuum cultivar UCD-10X-F1 chromosome 7, UCD10Xv1.1, whole genome shotgun sequence.
GGAATTATTATATGGTTTGTTTGAACATGTTTATTAAGAGAAGGTTTGTTTCTTATATATTCAAATGAAAATAACGTGTTATGTAATAATAGACTTTTTCTAATTTCCCATGGCATATGGAATAAGGTGAGTCTAAAGTAGAACGATGAAAAAGTCATTGATAACTAAAGAAAAAGGATTTGATATTAATTTCGTAGGCCAGTTGTATCATTAGTCGATGAACTGTAATGGTTGTCTTCCTGTGTAACAGTTGATACTTTTCAATTTCCAGCAATTAGCAATTCCAAAGTTTTGACTTCAATAATGAAAAAGGGAAATTAGAAATGGAAATTTCAACAGGTCAGATATATGTAAAAGATTACTTATTTGTATGATAACTCACTGTCGCGAAAACGTCATAATACACAGCTTAGAGGTGTTGGGGATAGATAAAACTGTAGCAGCATAATAAGGAAAAACTGCAATGTAGCAAAAGCACCACATGTCCCGCGAGAGGCGAGATTCAAAGGGGAGTAAAGTAATAACCAGTTGGCTGTCCCATCCCATAAGGCATTGATGGTTGCATTCCAGGGCCATAATAACCCGTCGTTCCTGCAAGTCTGGACAATCCCAGTTGACCTTGCATCCCATTGCTTGCGTATTGCTGCCACATCTGTTGTTCCTGCATTAACAAATGTTGTTTCCTCTCCTGTTCTGCCATTTGGACGTAAGAAGGAGGTGGCACAGCAAGGGAAGCAGCAAACGGATCTTGATTCCCTACTGGTTGGACTGTTCCATCAGGGGAAGGCAATGCAAGGATAGGTTTAGCGCTCTTGCCCACTCCAGGCAATGCCACGCTGCTGGCACTTCCACCAGTTGCCTGAGTATTGTTCACGTGCTGCTTCACGGTACCCTGATCGTACATCCCATTTAACAAAAGTGAATCAAAACCACCAGCTAAATCAGCCGTCTGCTTTGACAAATTACTGGCAGTTTCTACCAATGCTAACTCCCAGTCAGCTTTACCAATCTCAGCAGCTGGTGTCTGCCAAGCTGAAGTTACTTGTTCGGTCTCTCCATCAGACGGAAATGCTTCCCAGGAACCATTCCCAGTGGTTACAGGCCCAGAAAACAGAGCTAATGCCATTTTATTGCCCTCGCCATCAGCTGTCACTCCATCATCCTTCAAATTCACCAAGTCTTCAGTTACCTGCTGAGTTTGTGGTGTTGGCTGCGGTCCAGATTGAGGAGGAGCAGGAGGAGGAGGTTTGTAATTCTCGGGTGGTGGGAGAGCTTTCATTTCGTTCATATCTGAAGTTTTCTCCTCTTTAACTGCTGACGAACTCTCCGCCCTATTTATCTCAGGGCTCCTTGGCCTATTTGCCCTCTCCCTCAGGAAGCCCTCAAGCGTGCCCAAAAGCTTATCAGTGATGACCTGCACTTCTGGGAACTCAGATGACCTTGCAATCCCAACATCCTTGCACCAATTGTAAGTGCCCACAAGCTCATCGATCATCTTTGCTGCACTAACATAAGCATCAAAGGTCTTAACGCAATCAGCATACTCCATCTCACCGAACCGGTCCAACAAAATCTGTGATACCTCAGAAATATCAGCATAAAGCTTGAAGCTCTCCTTCACAAGAGAATATAATGCCACCAGCACCATCCTACAATTCTTGGCTGCCCCTGTCGGTCTACAAGCCAAGAACCTATCAAGAAGCTGAAGCAATTGATTCAACCTCTCTAAAACCCTCTCAGGCTTCATTTCTCTGACTGGCGTCACACCATTTTTCTCTTCCCTTCCAGCAGACTCATCAAACTCATTATAGGACCTCTCTCTCCTTGGTCCATCCCGATACTGACCAAAACCATCTTCAAACCTCTTTTTCTCATCAACACTATTCACCTTCCTATCATAGACGGTGAACTCAAGCTTCTGATCTAAATAAAAGGCGTAAGTCCTAATGAATCCAGAATGATCCCACGAATTAGAGTGAGCTTCATCACGGAAATCAGACATATTCAAAACCCTCATCCCTCTCCGACTTGCATACTTGATCTCTTGGCCAAGTGCAGGGTCTCCATCAGTTAACAGCCTATGCACAAGCATTAAAGCCTTCAACGCCACAACCCAATCATGGGTTTTGCTTAACCTCTTCGACACTACAGAAACAAAAGCACTCACATACCCTCTAAAATTAGAGGTCAAGTGCAAAATCTCCCTAATATATTTCTCATCTGCTGGATCACTATCATGAGTGGTTGCTTTCACCACCAAAACTTCTAGCTCCGGCGCAATATTGCCTGTCACTTTAGCTAGGCTTATACTAGTTTGATCTTTCACCGCACCAATCGCCTTCCTAATACTCGGAGCCATCACAATTATCTAACCAGTTCCTGATCCAATAAATCGGTACCTTTAATCACGTttcacaataacaaaacaaaaacaaacataaaaaacaaAAGAATCAAGTTCCTTTAATCCAATTTTTTGCATTTCTGCTGTTCAAATTGATTACAACTAAACTAAAAAAGTATGATGCATCTTGTTGAATCGTGAACTCATCTAAAAGCTTAAGTTGTTCCAAAGAACACACTTCCATTTACCTAATTATATTCCCAACAACCCCACTCCATGCGCAGGCCTAATGCGTTTTACAAAgtgaaaaatcttttatttttataacagtGAGGCTCAAACCCAAGTCATCTCGTccgctttgataccatgttaaattGTAAGATCATCTCATTTAACAACTATACAATTCAACACATCCATTACAAAAAGAATGAATTGAGTTTCGGAGTTTCAGGGTCAAATTTTGTTCCCTAACAATTTTCTCAAGTAAATTCAAAAAGTGCTATAAAACCCACAACCTTAGAGTTAGAGGAGGGTTGCTTACCATCCGAACAACTCTCTCTTGTCAAAAGTAACACAAGTGAAGTATATGCGGACCTTAGAGGTTGTTTCTCGGCTAAAGTGCAGCAAATAATTAGCcaattaaaaaatacaacaacaacactaaCAACATATCCTTCATATAAAATGGAATATTGGAAATATTTAACAAAGAAGGATTATAAAATTACCACAAATAAAAAAACACTTTTGTCAGTTTGTTATTTTAATTAGAACAGATCAGAGTGGAAGcaaatattcaaatatcttttcattcgatataTACGAACGATCAACGGCTAAAATTCAATTGTCCAGTTAAAAGTACTGAATACCCAGATGAAATTACATTGAGAATTTATAGATAAGGTCATACCCTTTACGTGAATTTCACCCAATATCTAGATCGGAACTGTAAATTTAACTGATCGGTTGATTGCCGGTGCTCGCGATTCTTGATTTTCCGGcggaaaatttaataaatagatCCAATAAACCCAAAATTGATACTGAAAAAAATATACTATATGGTATAAAAATAGTTGagtaaaaagggaaagaaaagagaATGGAAGAGAGGAAAAAAACGTAGAGAGAAGGGAAAGAGCAATGGGTTTAAAGTGTATATTCTTGTATACAGATTACAGTCCAGGTTGCGTTATGTGGGTTTTTGGTTTTGACGCAGTCATCCTcttaaaatgtgatttttttcacttatttgaaaaattatttta
Coding sequences within:
- the LOC107877754 gene encoding putative clathrin assembly protein At2g25430; its protein translation is MAPSIRKAIGAVKDQTSISLAKVTGNIAPELEVLVVKATTHDSDPADEKYIREILHLTSNFRGYVSAFVSVVSKRLSKTHDWVVALKALMLVHRLLTDGDPALGQEIKYASRRGMRVLNMSDFRDEAHSNSWDHSGFIRTYAFYLDQKLEFTVYDRKVNSVDEKKRFEDGFGQYRDGPRRERSYNEFDESAGREEKNGVTPVREMKPERVLERLNQLLQLLDRFLACRPTGAAKNCRMVLVALYSLVKESFKLYADISEVSQILLDRFGEMEYADCVKTFDAYVSAAKMIDELVGTYNWCKDVGIARSSEFPEVQVITDKLLGTLEGFLRERANRPRSPEINRAESSSAVKEEKTSDMNEMKALPPPENYKPPPPAPPQSGPQPTPQTQQVTEDLVNLKDDGVTADGEGNKMALALFSGPVTTGNGSWEAFPSDGETEQVTSAWQTPAAEIGKADWELALVETASNLSKQTADLAGGFDSLLLNGMYDQGTVKQHVNNTQATGGSASSVALPGVGKSAKPILALPSPDGTVQPVGNQDPFAASLAVPPPSYVQMAEQERKQHLLMQEQQMWQQYASNGMQGQLGLSRLAGTTGYYGPGMQPSMPYGMGQPTGYYFTPL